The genomic window CTTCCGCCTTCTCATCCCCTCGAAATCTTTTTTTGACTTACCTTGACCCTCAATAGCGTGGAAGTCGCTGAAGCAACAAAGGTTCTCAAATCGTCCCTTGCCGCCACGATTCGAGTAAATCTTTGTCAAAATGAAGTTCAACATCAGCAACCCGAGCACCGGTGCTCAAAAGCTCGTCGAGGTTGAAGATGAGCGCAAGCTCAGGTTTTTCATGGAGAAGCGCGTACGTTGAATCGTCCCGATGCCAACAACACCCACGAGAACGGTCCTCCGAATTATAGTCGAGAGACGAAACAAGGAGCCAACCACACATACTGGGCTTGAAAACCGTGGTTTCGAACGTTCTGAACTGACCATGCCCGATATGCTATATACAGATGGGCGCTGAGGTTTCGGCCGAGCCCCTCGGTGACGAGTGGAAGGGCTACATCCTCAAGATCACTGGTGGAAACGACAAGCAAGGTTTCCCGATGAAGCAGGGTGTCCTCCTGCCCAACCGTACccgcctcctcctctccGACGGCCACTCCTGCTACCGTGCCCGCCGCACTGGTGAGCGCAAGAGAAAGTCCGTCCGCGGTTGTATCACCGGCATGGATCTGTCTGTCCTTGCCGTCTCGATCGCCAAGCGCGGCGAGCAAGACATCCCCGGCCTTACCGACGTCGTCCACCCCAAGCGCCTCGGTCCCAAGCGCGCCACCAAGATCCGCAAGTTCTTCGACCTCAGCAAGGAAGACGATGTACGTGTTTGCTACAGCTACTGTCCCCGTCTTCGCCTGCTCGACGTTCAGGCCATACGCACCTTTGGCTGAAAGGCCTGGCGTTGGTTTTGAGTTTGTCGAGTAGAGTCTGAGAGTCTGAGTACAATCCTTCAATCCCCGAACCCCGGTCCCTTGGTGTGAAAACTGGGCGGGATGAAGTGGTCGGAAACCAGACGACTCGAGAAGTCGAAAATCCACTACAGTTATACTAATCAGGGAGCCCTCTGTCTCCATTCATAGGTGCGCAAGTACGTCATTCGCCGTGAGGTCCAGCCCAAGGGTGAGGGCAAGAAGCCTTACACCAAGGCCCCCAAGATCCAGCGCCTGGTTACTCCCCAGCGCCTGCAGCACAAGCGCCACCGCATCGCACTGAAGAAGCGCCAGTCCGAGAAGGTCAAGGACGCTGCCGTAAGTTTGCCCTCTTTCACTTTGGTCCACACGCCCCCAACAACGTGGCGGCCGGATCTAGGCTAACCGAATACCCATATGCAGAACGAGTACGCCCAGATCCTCGCCAAGCGTGttgccgaggccaaggccacCAAGGCCGACGCTCGCAAGAGGCGTGCCAGCTCCATGCGCAAGTAAATGTGTGCGTGGTGATGGCGGGCGTGTGTGTAGTTAGTTCTTTGAATGGAAATGGGGTTACGCTTTTACATTTATGGGGACATAAAAAAACTGGACTGGCGAAAGGGTTGCGACTTTCGATCGCCTTAAGGCGTCGGGCTGGCTTTGATATCAACGACATGGGAACAGTTAGGGATGATGTCTCTAGACTGGTCACGGTTTCATGCATTGCATTTTAAGGCGATAATTTTTATGATACTCGGCTCGTCCAGAGGTTATGTGACTGCACGTAACGCCAATTTTTTGATGGAACATTCGAGGTAACTGTCAGACGTTGACATATTCATAGAACTAGTATGCAATACCGCCTGCTGATGATGTTCCTCTTAGCCTTCCTCTTTGGCCGGACTCTGCTTTACTGCA from Pyricularia oryzae 70-15 chromosome 4, whole genome shotgun sequence includes these protein-coding regions:
- a CDS encoding 40S ribosomal protein S6-B, with amino-acid sequence MKFNISNPSTGAQKLVEVEDERKLRFFMEKRMGAEVSAEPLGDEWKGYILKITGGNDKQGFPMKQGVLLPNRTRLLLSDGHSCYRARRTGERKRKSVRGCITGMDLSVLAVSIAKRGEQDIPGLTDVVHPKRLGPKRATKIRKFFDLSKEDDVRKYVIRREVQPKGEGKKPYTKAPKIQRLVTPQRLQHKRHRIALKKRQSEKVKDAANEYAQILAKRVAEAKATKADARKRRASSMRK